A DNA window from Pseudomonas resinovorans NBRC 106553 contains the following coding sequences:
- a CDS encoding trimeric intracellular cation channel family protein — protein sequence MDQLFYLADLFGVAVFAITGALMAGRKSMDLFGVLVIAIITALGGGTLRDVILGNHPVAWIKDDTYILVASLAALGTVVWVRLTRPINEYGLLLADAFGLAVFTVYGTELALQHNLQPGTAVIMGVITGVGGGVMRDIICNEVPLIFQKEIYAIACIAGSLMFIGLREVALPSWLVTTGSMLAVLLIRLAAIHWRLSLPRFHLLDRE from the coding sequence ATGGATCAGCTCTTCTACCTGGCCGACCTGTTCGGCGTGGCGGTCTTCGCCATCACCGGCGCCCTGATGGCGGGGCGCAAGTCCATGGACCTGTTCGGTGTGCTGGTGATCGCCATCATCACCGCTCTGGGAGGCGGCACTCTGCGCGATGTGATCCTCGGCAACCACCCGGTGGCCTGGATCAAGGACGACACCTACATCCTGGTTGCCTCCCTGGCCGCCCTGGGCACCGTGGTCTGGGTGCGCCTGACCCGGCCGATCAATGAATACGGGTTGCTCCTGGCCGACGCCTTCGGCCTGGCGGTCTTCACCGTCTATGGCACGGAACTCGCCCTGCAGCACAACCTGCAACCGGGCACGGCGGTGATCATGGGGGTTATCACCGGGGTCGGTGGCGGCGTCATGCGCGACATCATCTGCAACGAGGTGCCGCTGATCTTCCAGAAGGAGATCTACGCCATCGCCTGCATCGCCGGCTCCCTGATGTTCATCGGGCTGCGCGAGGTGGCGCTGCCGAGCTGGCTGGTGACCACCGGCTCGATGCTGGCGGTGCTGCTGATCCGCCTGGCGGCCATTCACTGGCGACTGTCCCTGCCACGTTTCCACCTGCTCGATCGCGAGTGA
- the gorA gene encoding glutathione-disulfide reductase: MAYDFDLFVIGAGSGGVRAARFAAGYGARVAIAESRYLGGTCVNVGCVPKKLLVYGAHFAEDFEQARGFGWSLDEAGFDWPSLIANKNREIQRLNGIYRNLLVNSGVTLLEGHAKLVDPHTVEVAGQRCTARHILVATGGWPQIPEVPGRELAISSNEAFFLEQLPKRVLVVGGGYIAVEFASIFHGLGAQTSLLYRGELFLRGFDDAVRHHLRDELGKKGLNLQFNSDIARIDKQADGSLLATLKDGRHLETDCVFYATGRRPMLDNLGLENTGVELDSRGFIKVDDQFQTSEPSILALGDVIGRVQLTPVALAEGMAVSRRLFKPEEYRPVDYDHIPTAVFSLPNIGTVGLTEQEARSRGHKVRVFESRFRPMKLTLTENQERTLMKLVVDAESDRVLGCHMVGPEAGEIVQGLAVALKAGATKRIFDETIGVHPTAAEEFVTMRTPVGA; this comes from the coding sequence ATGGCTTACGACTTCGACCTCTTCGTCATCGGTGCCGGTTCCGGTGGTGTGCGTGCGGCACGCTTCGCGGCGGGCTACGGGGCCCGCGTGGCCATCGCCGAAAGCCGCTACCTGGGCGGCACCTGCGTCAACGTCGGCTGCGTGCCGAAAAAGCTGCTGGTGTACGGCGCCCACTTCGCCGAGGACTTCGAGCAGGCCCGTGGCTTCGGCTGGAGCCTGGACGAAGCGGGCTTCGACTGGCCGAGCCTCATCGCCAACAAGAACCGCGAAATCCAGCGGCTCAACGGCATCTATCGCAACCTGCTGGTCAACAGCGGCGTGACGCTGCTGGAGGGCCACGCCAAGCTGGTCGACCCCCATACCGTGGAAGTCGCCGGGCAGCGTTGCACGGCCAGGCACATCCTCGTCGCCACCGGCGGCTGGCCGCAGATCCCCGAGGTCCCCGGCCGCGAACTGGCCATCAGCTCCAACGAGGCGTTCTTCCTCGAGCAACTGCCCAAGCGCGTGCTGGTGGTGGGCGGCGGCTACATCGCGGTCGAGTTCGCCTCGATCTTCCACGGCCTGGGGGCCCAGACTTCCTTGCTCTACCGGGGCGAGCTGTTCCTGCGCGGCTTCGACGACGCCGTGCGCCACCACCTGCGCGATGAACTGGGCAAGAAAGGCCTGAACCTGCAGTTCAATTCCGACATCGCGCGGATCGACAAGCAGGCCGACGGCAGCCTCCTGGCCACCCTCAAGGACGGCCGCCACCTGGAGACCGACTGCGTGTTCTACGCCACCGGCCGCCGCCCGATGCTGGACAACCTGGGCCTGGAGAACACCGGCGTGGAGCTGGATTCGCGCGGTTTCATCAAGGTCGACGACCAGTTCCAGACCTCCGAGCCCTCCATCCTCGCCCTGGGCGATGTGATCGGCCGCGTGCAGCTCACGCCGGTGGCGCTGGCCGAAGGCATGGCCGTGTCCCGCCGCCTGTTCAAGCCCGAGGAATACCGCCCGGTGGACTACGATCACATCCCCACCGCGGTGTTCAGTCTGCCGAACATCGGCACCGTGGGACTCACCGAGCAGGAGGCGCGTTCCAGGGGCCACAAGGTGAGGGTCTTCGAGAGCCGCTTCCGGCCGATGAAGCTGACCCTCACCGAGAACCAGGAACGCACCCTGATGAAGCTGGTGGTGGATGCCGAGAGCGACCGCGTGCTGGGTTGCCACATGGTCGGGCCGGAAGCCGGCGAGATCGTCCAGGGCCTGGCGGTGGCGCTCAAGGCCGGCGCCACCAAGCGCATCTTCGACGAAACCATCGGCGTGCATCCCACGGCCGCGGAAGAGTTCGTCACCATGCGAACCCCGGTGGGTGCCTGA
- a CDS encoding dienelactone hydrolase family protein, translated as MSRFALLFALILTSGLAQAEIKTQEISYKGPDGTALVGYYAYDDAIAGKRPGVVVVHEWWGLNDYAKRRARDLAALGYSALAIDMYGEGKNTEHPADAQAFMQAALASAPAAKARFLAGLDLLKAQPQTDPDKLAAIGYCFGGKVVLDMARDGVPLAAVASFHGVLAATTAAKPGAVKAKVLVEHGERDTLVPMASVTTFKEEFDNAGADYRVVIQPKAKHSFTNPDADRLSHAGHGSEKGPDLGYSQVADENSWADMQALFKEVFGQ; from the coding sequence ATGTCCAGATTCGCCCTGCTATTCGCCTTGATCCTCACCAGCGGCCTTGCCCAGGCCGAGATCAAGACCCAGGAAATCTCCTATAAAGGCCCGGACGGTACCGCCCTGGTGGGCTACTACGCCTATGACGACGCCATCGCCGGCAAGCGACCCGGCGTGGTGGTGGTCCACGAGTGGTGGGGCCTCAACGACTACGCCAAACGCCGCGCCCGCGACCTCGCCGCCCTGGGCTACAGCGCCCTGGCCATCGACATGTACGGCGAGGGCAAGAACACCGAGCACCCGGCCGACGCCCAGGCCTTCATGCAGGCCGCCCTGGCCAGTGCGCCGGCGGCCAAGGCGCGCTTCCTCGCCGGCCTCGACCTGCTCAAGGCGCAGCCCCAGACCGACCCGGACAAGCTGGCCGCCATTGGCTACTGCTTCGGCGGCAAGGTGGTGCTGGACATGGCCCGCGACGGCGTGCCGCTGGCGGCCGTGGCCAGCTTCCACGGGGTGCTGGCCGCCACCACTGCGGCCAAGCCCGGCGCGGTCAAGGCCAAGGTCCTGGTGGAGCACGGCGAGCGGGACACCCTGGTGCCCATGGCCTCGGTGACCACCTTCAAGGAAGAGTTCGACAACGCCGGGGCCGACTACCGCGTGGTGATCCAGCCCAAGGCCAAGCACAGCTTCACCAACCCCGACGCCGACCGTCTCAGCCATGCCGGGCACGGCAGCGAGAAAGGCCCCGACCTCGGCTACAGCCAGGTGGCCGACGAGAACTCCTGGGCCGACATGCAGGCGCTGTTCAAGGAAGTCTTTGGCCAGTAG
- a CDS encoding VOC family protein, with product MRPTLTHVALHVPDLEPCIRFYADFCGMRVIHERAGKGSKIVWMAEPGKEHQFIFVIMPGGQARHLASDDYSHFGFAVDSRERVDAIATRAEAAGCLIWAPRDEPYPVGYYCGLRDPAGNYVEFSYGQPLGPGSEALPIP from the coding sequence ATGCGCCCCACCCTCACCCATGTCGCCCTGCACGTCCCGGACCTGGAACCCTGCATCCGCTTCTATGCGGACTTCTGCGGCATGCGGGTGATCCACGAGCGGGCGGGCAAGGGCTCGAAGATCGTCTGGATGGCCGAACCCGGCAAGGAACACCAGTTCATCTTCGTGATCATGCCCGGCGGCCAGGCCCGTCACCTGGCCAGCGATGACTACAGTCACTTCGGTTTCGCCGTGGACAGCCGCGAGCGGGTCGACGCCATCGCCACCCGGGCCGAGGCGGCCGGTTGCCTGATCTGGGCGCCACGGGACGAGCCCTACCCGGTGGGCTACTACTGCGGCCTGCGCGACCCGGCGGGCAATTATGTGGAGTTCAGCTACGGCCAGCCGCTGG